The Panicum virgatum strain AP13 chromosome 5K, P.virgatum_v5, whole genome shotgun sequence genome has a window encoding:
- the LOC120708998 gene encoding E3 ubiquitin-protein ligase RGLG5-like, translating into MGGSPSKSSPRDGSGHGRGYGHSRSFGQPAGPPPPQYGGYYGQDPSAAYYAAPQQGGGYAAPYPAPAYQPPAAALPPPAAKPRQLDRRYSRIADDYHSVDQVTDALAQAGLESSNLIVGIDFTKSNEWTGKFSFHGHSLHHISSTPNPYEQAISIIGKTMSKFDEDNLIPCFGFGDASTHDQDVFCFYPDERPCNGFSEALHRYREIVPHLRLAGPTSFAPIIEMAMTIVEQSGGQYHVLLIIADGQVTRSVDTASGQLSSQEQKTVDAIVKASELPLSIVLVGVGDGPWDMMKEFDDNIPARAFDNFQFVNFSEIMSKNMPQSRKEAAFALSALMEIPQQYKATVELGILGRRSFKSPDRVPLPPPAGIDDAYSYSSKSFSKPTTYPQSSSSSSQYPHYENPHSATPAAPTSTYDNQVCPICLGNPKDMAFGCGHQTCCDCGQSLESCPICRTPITTRIKLY; encoded by the exons ATGGGGGGAAGCCCATCGAAGAGCAGCCCGCGGGACGGGAGCGGCCACGGGCGGGGCTACGGCCACTCGCGCTCCTTTGGCCAGccggcggggccgccgccgcctcagtaTGGAGGCTACTACGGCCAGGACCCGAGCGCGGCCTACTACGCCGCGCCGCAGCAAGGAGGAGGGTACGCCGCACCGTACCCGGCCCCGGCGTACCAGCcccccgccgctgccctgccgccgccggccgccaagcCGCGGCAGCTGGACCGCCGGTACTCGCGGATTGCCGACGATTACCACTCGGTGGATCAG GTTACTGATGCCCTAGCTCAAGCTGGGCTTGAATCGTCGAATCTTATTGTCGGCATTGATTTCACAAAGAGCAATGAGTGGACAG GGAAATTCTCCTTCCATGGACATAGTTTACATCACATTAGCAGCACACCAAATCCTTATGAACAAGCCATCTCGATCATAGGGAAGACAATGTCAAAATTTGATGAAGACAATTTGATCCCATGCTTTGGATTCGGAGATG cGTCAACACATGATCAAGATGTCTTCTGTTTTTATCCTGATGAGAGACCTTGCAATGGTTTCTCAGAAGCTCTGCATCGATATAGGGAAATTGTACCACATTTGCGCTTAGCTG GACCAACATCCTTTGCACCAATTATTGAGATGGCTATGACCATTGTGGAGCAAAGTGGTGGCCAATACCATGTTCTATTGATAATTGCCGATGGGCAG GTTACACGGAGTGTAGATACTGCATCTGGACAGCTAAGTTCGCAAGAGCAGAAGACTGTTGATGCCATTGTGAAGGCCAG TGAACTGCCTTTGTCCATCGTGTTAGTAGGAGTTGGTGATGGCCCCTGGGACATGATGAAGGAATTTGATGACAATATTCCTGCTCGAGCTTTTGACAATTTCCAA TTTGTGAATTTCTCGGAGATAATGTCCAAGAACATGCCACAATCAAGGAAAGAGGCTGCATTTGCTCTTTCTGCATTGATGGAGATACCACAACAGTATAAAGCAACCGTGGAATTAGGAATTTTAGG TCGTCGCTCTTTCAAGTCTCCTGACAGGGTTCCTCTGCCGCCTCCTGCTGGAATTGATGATGCTTATTCCTATTCATCTAAAAGCTTTAGTAAGCCAACCACCTACCCACAGAgttcatcatcctcatcacAGTATCCTCACTACGAAAATCCACATAGCGCCACCCCAGCTGCACCTACTTCCACTTACGACAACCAG GTCTGCCCTATCTGCCTTGGGAACCCCAAAGACATGGCATTTGGCTGTGGACACCAG ACCTGCTGTGACTGTGGACAGAGTCTCGAGTCGTGCCCGATCTGTCGCACTCCCATCACCACAAGGATAAAGCTATACTAG